One genomic segment of Thunnus albacares chromosome 18, fThuAlb1.1, whole genome shotgun sequence includes these proteins:
- the tmem174 gene encoding transmembrane protein 174 isoform X2 gives MDQQGPQGVWTHMLGQWPIVDTNCARNPTVVLNGPPDHLPPAPHPRQSDSLLDGEKTGATLLFSGVFLALMGVIFTTMGWQQYQVNLSFEWPQLLGPILISVGGTFVFTSVCKFGIVSCCRCRQWDEEVLVMPVMEQTSFTLRGTNQPIVLRGGTTMLCIPPPYNFITQEVSQANEFQPGSSVSAALPPLDAACCADNAAFTAEEADSSDVRGSRIERTDDERGRGDESGSPCARPPAYEDIFPSFNQPDVT, from the exons ATGGACCAACAAGGACCACAAGGTGTCTGGACTCACATGTTGGGACAATGGCCTATAGTGGACACTAACTGTGCTAGAAATCCTACAGTAGTCCTCAATGGGCCACCTGATCACCTGCCACCTGCTCCACACCCTCGTCAGTCAGACAGTTTGCTGGATGGCGAGAAGACCGGAGCCACCCTGCTGTTCTCTGGAGTCTTCCTGGCCCTGATGGGTGTCATCTTCACCACCATGGGATGGCAACAATACCAAGTCAACCTAAGCTTTGAGTGGCCCCAACTGCTGGGCCCCATCCTGATATCAGTCGGAGGCACTTTCGTGTTTACCAGCGTCTGCAAGTTTGGGATCGTCTCCTGCTGTCGCTGCAGACAGTGGGATGAAGAAGTGCTGGTGATGCCTGTCATGGAGCAAACCTCTTTTACCTTAAGAGGCACAAATCAACCAATCGTGTTACGTGGTGGCACAACAATGCTGTGTATTCCACCTCCGTATAACTTTATAACCCAGGAAGTAAGCCAGGCCAATGAGTTCCAGCCTGGCAGCTCTGTGAGTGCAGCCCTTCCTCCACTTGACGCTGCGTGCTGTGCGGATAATGCAGCTTTcacagcagaagaagcagacagCTCAGACGTTAGAGGAAGCAG GATTGAGAGGACAGACGATGAAAGAGGACGCGGTGATGAGAGCGGATCCCCCTGTGCACGTCCACCTGCGTACGAAGACATATTCCCGTCCTTTAACCAGCCTGATGTGACATAA
- the tmem174 gene encoding transmembrane protein 174 isoform X1 → MDQQGPQGVWTHMLGQWPIVDTNCARNPTVVLNGPPDHLPPAPHPRQSDSLLDGEKTGATLLFSGVFLALMGVIFTTMGWQQYQVNLSFEWPQLLGPILISVGGTFVFTSVCKFGIVSCCRCRQWDEEVLVMPVMEQTSFTLRGTNQPIVLRGGTTMLCIPPPYNFITQEVSQANEFQPGSSVSAALPPLDAACCADNAAFTAEEADSSDVRGSSFPVPMEVRPDEHAIIRSSRPGSAGLGVQARSWDSVAFISM, encoded by the exons ATGGACCAACAAGGACCACAAGGTGTCTGGACTCACATGTTGGGACAATGGCCTATAGTGGACACTAACTGTGCTAGAAATCCTACAGTAGTCCTCAATGGGCCACCTGATCACCTGCCACCTGCTCCACACCCTCGTCAGTCAGACAGTTTGCTGGATGGCGAGAAGACCGGAGCCACCCTGCTGTTCTCTGGAGTCTTCCTGGCCCTGATGGGTGTCATCTTCACCACCATGGGATGGCAACAATACCAAGTCAACCTAAGCTTTGAGTGGCCCCAACTGCTGGGCCCCATCCTGATATCAGTCGGAGGCACTTTCGTGTTTACCAGCGTCTGCAAGTTTGGGATCGTCTCCTGCTGTCGCTGCAGACAGTGGGATGAAGAAGTGCTGGTGATGCCTGTCATGGAGCAAACCTCTTTTACCTTAAGAGGCACAAATCAACCAATCGTGTTACGTGGTGGCACAACAATGCTGTGTATTCCACCTCCGTATAACTTTATAACCCAGGAAGTAAGCCAGGCCAATGAGTTCCAGCCTGGCAGCTCTGTGAGTGCAGCCCTTCCTCCACTTGACGCTGCGTGCTGTGCGGATAATGCAGCTTTcacagcagaagaagcagacagCTCAGACGTTAGAGGAAGCAG tttccCTGTCCCGATGGAGGTCCGACCAGACGAACATGCAATAATCCGCTCCAGTCGTCCGGGATCAGCAGGCCTCGGAGTCCAGGCTCGGTCCTGGGACTCTGTGGCTTTCATCTCAATGTGA